Proteins from one Luteibaculum oceani genomic window:
- a CDS encoding response regulator, which translates to MESFDFVLIDDNNLDNLIHETLVRNSGVGGSVLVFNSANSALNYFQNIPVHSSKVILLDQHMPDMEGTDFMQKLKDVLKDSFGLYTIILLSGDNKMVKLKNELPYLRDVWSKPLKISKLESLSAEP; encoded by the coding sequence ATGGAATCATTTGATTTTGTCTTAATTGACGACAACAACTTGGATAACCTTATCCATGAAACTTTAGTAAGAAACTCAGGTGTTGGAGGCTCCGTGTTGGTCTTTAACTCGGCCAATAGTGCTTTAAACTATTTCCAGAATATACCGGTTCACTCTAGTAAGGTTATCTTATTAGATCAGCATATGCCCGATATGGAGGGGACAGACTTTATGCAAAAATTGAAAGACGTGCTTAAGGATTCCTTTGGTCTATACACTATAATATTGTTGTCGGGTGACAACAAAATGGTAAAGTTAAAGAATGAGTTACCATACTTAAGAGATGTTTGGAGTAAGCCGCTTAAAATCTCCAAATTAGAATCACTTTCAGCGGAACCTTAG
- a CDS encoding sensor histidine kinase, with translation MEQVFDFFAGLFSTHLWPPRWQCGTWTDFHGWLYIGSDVAIWGAYFAIPLLLVNIVSKKKVPFLPVFWLAAGFILFCGFTHLVDALIFYFPIYRFAALLRFGTALISWVTVYVLYRNLPRVFSLRTPEELEEEVQQRKKAEQVLAVRNAELEQSNRELDSFVYSASHDIRAPLTSISGALQFAKESTDDPKLGEIFRLMESNINNLDGIIYDMACFSGNKRENIAKEMVEPNFVFNRAIENLPSKKQVEQVDLSFKDEINDKMLIDVVRVTQILRIMIDNAINYRDPEKEKATVTATFREKAGKYILEVEDNGIGISSEHGQKIFQMFYRGNNKSTGSGLGLYLLSEIVKKLGGTVAFKSIPSMGSTFSVEIPK, from the coding sequence GTGGAGCAGGTTTTTGATTTTTTTGCCGGTTTATTTAGTACACATCTTTGGCCGCCAAGATGGCAGTGTGGTACGTGGACAGATTTCCATGGATGGCTTTATATCGGTTCAGATGTAGCGATCTGGGGGGCGTATTTTGCTATCCCTTTGTTACTGGTAAATATTGTTTCTAAAAAGAAAGTACCCTTTCTCCCCGTTTTTTGGTTAGCTGCAGGTTTCATTTTATTCTGTGGTTTCACACACCTAGTGGATGCCTTAATTTTTTACTTCCCCATATATCGGTTTGCTGCATTATTGCGATTTGGAACGGCTCTTATTTCATGGGTAACCGTATATGTGCTTTACCGGAATTTACCAAGAGTTTTTTCTTTGAGAACACCTGAGGAGTTAGAGGAGGAAGTACAGCAGCGTAAAAAAGCAGAGCAAGTTTTAGCCGTTCGGAATGCGGAATTAGAGCAATCTAATAGAGAGCTGGATAGTTTTGTTTATTCAGCCTCACATGATATTAGAGCCCCATTAACCTCAATAAGTGGCGCTTTGCAATTTGCCAAAGAAAGCACCGATGATCCAAAGTTAGGGGAGATATTTAGGTTAATGGAGTCTAATATTAATAACCTAGACGGAATAATATACGACATGGCATGTTTCTCTGGTAATAAGCGTGAGAATATTGCCAAGGAAATGGTTGAGCCAAACTTTGTGTTTAATCGGGCTATAGAAAATCTGCCTTCCAAAAAGCAAGTTGAACAGGTAGATCTTTCATTTAAGGATGAGATTAATGACAAAATGCTTATTGATGTCGTAAGGGTTACCCAGATTTTGAGGATTATGATTGATAACGCTATCAATTATAGAGATCCTGAGAAAGAAAAAGCCACGGTAACTGCAACATTTCGTGAGAAAGCAGGTAAATATATATTAGAGGTAGAAGATAATGGAATTGGAATTTCATCCGAACACGGACAAAAAATATTCCAAATGTTTTACCGAGGAAATAATAAAAGTACAGGCTCAGGATTGGGACTGTATTTGTTAAGTGAAATTGTAAAGAAGTTAGGTGGTACGGTTGCCTTTAAGTCAATCCCTTCCATGGGTAGCACCTTTTCTGTAGAAATACCCAAATAA